The sequence TAAGGCTGCCAGAAGCAAATTCATCCAtgaacagtcagtctctatgatccatttggaAAGTGACTCTTTAAGAGTTCGGTTGGTTCTTTCCACCATTCTGGAACTCTGGGGCCTATATGCCCtatgtaatttccacttgatATTTAGAGCTTTACATACCTGTTGAATTAAGTCGGCTACAAAGCAGGGCCATTGTCTGATCCTATACTGGTTGGGAACCCGAATCTGGGGATTATTTCTCAAAGCAGACAGTGAGCCACTTCATTTGCTTTTTCAGTTCAGGTGGTGAAGGCCTCCACCCATCCTGAGAAGGTACATACCATGACCAGTAAATAACGATAGTATCGGCAGGGTTTCATTTCAGTAAAGTCCACTTCTAAATGTTCAAAGGGTAGAGTGCCTTTTAACTGTATTCCTAGAGGTTTTTTGTTTATGTCCAGGGGCAGCATTGACCTGTCAGCAAGCAGAACAGTTCCAGGATTCCATTCTACATCAGGAGGAGAGTCGtggaattaagaaatattttccaatttattCTTCCATTTTGTCATGTCCCAAGTGAGCTGCCTGGTGAACCTGAGTTACCAGTGTGGGGGCTAATACCTTGGGTACCAGTAACCTTGCCATCCGATAGTTCCCACCAACCGTTTTCATTTTTGGTGGCCCTTTTTGCTTCAGCCAGCTGGTCTTGGGCCAGGGTATACTGTGGGAGAGTCAAGGTTAACTCAGGCACTTTTGAGAATACAAAGGTTCCCATGGATACCCCACTAGCAGCCCCAAATTTCTCAGCCGCACGTTTTGCGGCTTTCTCTGCTGGTCGGTTTCTCCGTGCTTGTGGGGTGTCTTCCTTTTGGTGACCCCAACAATGCATCACTGCTACCTTTTCAGGTTCCCATACAGTATCTAATAGAGTCAAGATTTCTTCTTTGTTTGTAATGTCCTTTCCGTTGGCTGTCAGAACTCTCTCTTTCTATAAAGCCCCACGTACATGTAAAGTAGCAAAAGCATACCTGGAGTCTGTGTAAATGTTTGTCTTCTTCCCTTTTGACAGCTGGAGGGCCCGAATTAGAGCATACAGTTCAGCCCATTGAACAACCAGTGTGTCGGCAGAGAGCGAGCCTCAGTAACGGTTCCTTCCATGACTACTGCATATCCCGACAGTCGTTGCCCTTGTTTCACCAGGCTGGTGCCATTGGTGTACAGGACTCAGTCTGGGTCCTGGATTGGCTGGTCTCTCAAGTCAGGTCTGCTGGCATAAACTTCTTCTAGGATTTTCTTGCAATTATATGAGggcccaccttctcccacaggaAGGAGAGTGGCCAGATTTAGGGCCTGACAAGGCTCAATGGTAACATGGGGTTTCTCACATAACAGTTCCTGGCATTGAGTAATCCGGGATGTTGACAGCCATTTATGGGGATCCCCTCGAAGGAGAGTGTTGACCTCATGGGGGGCTTTTACGATCAAATCTTGGCCCCAAATCAACTTGGTTGCCTCCTGGACCAGTAAGGCAACCGCAGCAACTGCCTGTCAGCATCCCGGCCACCCGGTAGCAATGTTGTCCAGCCGTTTTGAGAGATAAGCCATGGGTCTGTCCCATGCCCCCATGGTCTAGGTCAACACTCCCATAGTCACCTTGTACTTTTCAGTCACGTAAACAGCTTAGCAAGGTCTGGCATGCCCAAGGCTGGTGCTGGTGTAATTGTAACTGGTTTTAGTTCTATTACCACTGGGGCTTGTTGTTTTGCAAGCCTGGGTcagggtggcggggtggggggtggggagggggttgtcTTCTGCCTAGATCTCAGGGAATTGTCGagttaactctctctctctctctctctttctcaactGTTTAGCCCATCTGTTTTCCCTTCCAGGAGATGGTGCAACCTCCATTCATCTTGGGTTACCAAGAGGGAGAGTAAATAGGTGGTTGAGCCCACTCAAAGAGTGGGTCTTTTGTGGGGGGAAAAGGCCACTTGTGCCCCCAGTTTAGACAGCCTCTTCCCAACAAAGGTACTAAGCATTCAGGGATGATAAAAATTCATAGGTCACTTGGTGTCCCCTCATCTGACATTTTCGGGATAGGCTTGAGACACAAAGCCTGCATTTATTACCATCTGAGACCCAGTGGCCTCTGGATCTATTGGTGTGTAAAGTCTATACGCCTTGCACAGTCTTTCGTAGAACTCAGAGGgtgatttggattccttttgaaTCACTTTGGAGGATTTTGCCATATTCATAGGTTTTCAGGCCCCCCCCGCTTGAGGCCTCGTAAAATAGCTGCCCCATATCTCTCCAgggggcccctcccttcctctgtgttaGAGTCCCAGTTGGGCATCTCATCAAGGGCAGCCTGTTCTGCCCACCACTGTGGGTTTACAGTACCCTCAGGTGCCATTTCTCCTAGCCATTTTCTGGCCTCAGTTAGGATCCTGTGTCTTTCTTCAGTGCTGAGACAGGAGACTAGCAGTTGGATTATGTCATCCCATGTAGGGCGGTAGGTTTGAAAAAAATAGTCTCCACTAGTCTAATCATACCTTGTGGCTCCCCTGAGTACGGTGGAGTGTGTCTCTGCCAGTTTAATATATCCGTAGAGGAAAATAGGCTACAGGAAGCTGGTGGCAGTGTCCATCTGCGTCCTGGACAGGGGACTGTTGTACCTCTCTGAGGGGCAGCTGCAGTGGGGGTTTTTACCCCGTGTTCCTGAGCGGAACGCAGCCTCTGTCTAattcctgtgtctccttcccCCTTTTCGTCTGTACTCACCGGGAGGGTTGGGTACAGCCTGGGAGGTCCGGCTGAGGTGGAATCCTGGAGGCGTTGACCAGAGGCTCCTACCACCGGGGACGGGGATGGGAGCCTGCCGGAATGGGGGCGCCACAATCTCCAGGGGAGCTGGTggaggagcagcggctgctgcaggaacttcacctggccctggGTAGGGCATTAAGGCGGCTTCTGGTCCTGGTGGAGCACTCGGCGGCGGGTGGGGCAGGTCCTCCCCATCCAAATTctatagaatttcttttttatcaccagttaatttttgtgttattaatatttttccttttcccttctggaTACAGAACCTCATCCAAGGAGGAGGGTCTTGAGCTGACCCTAGCCATGAGTCAATATATGGATATTGATCCGGGTGTCCCGGCTCTTCTGTGACTACTGCATGGACTGCTGCCACCATTTTTAAGTTCTTGGTGTCCTCTGGTGGCCATCCTACTCCCACAGGGGGCCATTCGGCCTCACAGAGTATGTGGAGGCGGTTGGGCTTCATCTTCACCCCATAGTCTCCTCCTAatcccttctttaaatttttaatcatgcaCTCCGATACGGTTGCCTTAGATTCACTTCCCCTcatcttgcttaccttctctGGCCTTCTTCtactttcccttttcattctgtctacaAAGTTCTCGGTACTCTAAGTACTTCTGTTATTTCCACTCAGTGAAACATTTAAATCACCATTCCGCCTCCTTCCTGActggggtgagaagagccttacctgccagatcccagagggagatCTTCACCTGCCGGTCAGTGCGGCCAAACCAGAACACCACGTGGTCCACGACTGTTTCTCCGTTAACTTTTAAAGTCCATTCTGCCTTGGTGAGCTTCACTGGGTGCAGATGAAAACACAGAAGGGTTAAATATCCCACATCCCAGGCTGTCTCCGGAAAAGCCAATTCGTACTCACTTATGTATCCCCCTCCTTCTAGCCTGACAATTCTGAGGGGGTCAGAAATTTCACAGATGGGACACCTCCTCAGGGAGGGCAGAATATGAGCACACAAAGACCAAGTTTCTTCCCCCAAAATCCCTCTCGCAATCGGCTGTTAATAATTTACCTCAAGACGATGCAGACATCATCTCCTTTGTAACATTCACGGTCACTGTTTCCCATTCCCTCCCAGGGGGTTTGATCAGGCCCCCCTCTTCTACTCTGCTGAGTGGGAACCTCCTTACCTGAGTGCTCAACTCCCCTGCTGCCATCCACTACCCACTAAAATGAAAGATCCAGGCTTCAAGGAACAGAATCTTTCCAGAAGGGCAAGGCACATTCTCCCCTCTAGAAGATTTGAGCCGTGAGGCCTTGGAGTAGCCCCAAAtgggacttgtctcctcaaagtgaggagctccccaggtcaaCTGCTTGGAGggcagctatgctcaccactataccaccaacgcACTAAATGTTATAGCCAAACgctccgggaaacaaactcactcagaaatgCAGCGTGGATTGTGGAATGCAGTTTACTACACGGGTCCTAGTCAGGGTTTCCTCTTTAGCCAGGGACACTGACTgacttttgtgaaaaccttatgtACCTTAAGTGTACATGCTCAAGCCCACATCCCCAAATTCCTTAAACCTAGCCTGGAAAATGTTCAAGGGAGATACAATCAGGTTACAGCCATGGTTCATAATCAGAAGGGTCAGCTGGTTATTCATTGTAACCTACACCAATGGGCCCATAAAGATTACAAAGGTGATTGACTACATACGGGATTATTACATTCTTTCTGGCGAAGGGAAATCTCGGTATAGAATCTGGTGTCTACCAGTCCGGAAGGCCTATTTGCCCATAGGTATGTGATCTCCATGGCTACCAAGCACATAATCCAGATTTCACCAGGAATGTAAGATGGACTTTCCTCCTTTTTCAAGATGGAGTCAGTTTGGcctgttcctttcctccttcaactccagtattattgcccgagaaatcccatggacagaggagcctggtgggctacagtccatggggtcgaaaagagtcagacatgactgaagcaacttagcacacagcacaggccAACGTTCAAAGACTGTGGGGACTTTTGGCATCACTTGCTTttgaattccattttttaaaatgattttattttaaaaaataaaagaatgtgtcGTGAATTTaaaacaagtgttttttttttgttgttgttattctctCCACTGAGCTTCCAGGTTGCTCAAATTTATTGTAAATAGTACCTCTTGCTCAAAGAGATGTCCCCATCCCCCAGGACAGACTGGCACCTTGCAAACCTGACCCTTGATTCTTAGGTTAGGAGATGTGGGAACTCAGCCTCAGAGACCCTTGGGAACCCACTCTCCAAAAGCAGGACTTGGGGAAAGAAAAACTAGGTAGAAACAGGGTCAAGAAAGGGGTGGGCAGCCCCCTGCCTGTCCTTCCCTTTCCAGGAAGCAATTTTGCAATCCTGACCCCTCCCTTACCCCACCCactacccccacccctccccggcCGGGCTCAGGTCAGCCCCTATCAGGAACAGGATGTGGGTGGAGACTTCCCTACAGTTGTTGCCCCTAGCTTAGGCTGGTATAAGGCCACCTTGCTAGACCAAGGGAAACTGGACGGAAAAGAGAGAGGCCACCATGTCCTCTCGGAACCCAGAGCGAAAACAGAGGTAGGTCCCTACCCGACCCGTCCTGGGCAGAACTGACATGAACACTGCGGAGATATACGGACAGTCTGTCTGACCCACTGAAGTTCCAGGTCCAGACATTGGCCCACAGGCTGGAGCAGACTGACACTCAGGCTGCTCCAAAGGACAGACTCACTCCCGTATGTCGATGTAGAAAATGCATAATGCGAGAGTTGCAAGTTCAGTTTTCTTTgggacaaaatgaggactgcaaccTGGGaaacagcacctcagatagcgctgagagactgctccaaagaggcaggggtggggaggtcagTATAGATGTGATTTTGGGAAgggggagtacatgcaatcaagcatatatatatatattttgtttgtttgtttgtttgtttggtagaAGCTTTCCGCTAGTCACAGGGAGCACTCATCactatgaaggattttagtgcttttctagatataaggAGATCTAAGGACTGGGCTCATAAAAGTAGCTCCTGAAAAATAAGTACCTGAAGACTTGTCCTGCCAGTTGCCCCCGCCCACTGCCACCTCACACTTCACCCccaagcacagagtgcctcatttctactctccaccctgaactcctttcagggggtgttgaaaatcagcagctgcagcagcacattatttaatccttgtagaggtagatggtaGGCGTCAGTTTGTAGCTGACTCATACACACAGCACAGGAACCCCAAGTGGCCCATGGGTTGTAGCAACCAAGGGTGTTCAGGTGGTCTCTGGTGCTGCTGGGCTTGGGGCAGCACTGCTGGAGGGACCATGAGGAGCAGAAACCCCAGCTGGTCCCCAAGAGGAAACGGTTTTCTGCTTGGGAGAGTCAAGAAAGCTTTGTGGAAAGGAGGGGGCATCAGAGCTGGCACTTTGCAGGGAGAATAAAAGTTTGTGGGCTCTGCCTTCAAAACACGGAACCAGGGAGATAAGAAATGACCCAGAAAACAAGTGAGAGCAGAAGAAATGAGCAAGTTAAACTGCAAATAATTAATAGCGCATTGAGGTTGGACTGGCAATAGGAAAGGGTAGTATTTAACGATCAGACTAAGAAACTCAGGGTTTGTAGAATTATAATTCTTCCTGGAACAAGAGTTACTTCTGGCAGCTccaggggggcaggaggagcaaggGTGGAAGCTAAAAGAGGAAGTGACTCCATTATTCCAGCCCAGCAAAGCAGTGGCAGTGTCTGGGTTGGTGAGAGTAGAGATGGTAAGAAGCCGGTAGATTCTGGGTGTATTTTTATCTTGCTGGGTATCTAATATCTTAATTTTGACTTATTAAGCTCTTTTTTGTCATTGCCTGCAGGCTGGTGGGCCAGGACTCCCATCTTTCTAGAATCTTCCTGTTGCTGCTATTTGTAGTCTCAGCCCAGGGGGTCACCCCAAATCCTGAAGCCTGTCTGGTGTCCTCCTCAGTCAATGGCAGCTCCATCTCCTGCCAGCCACCTGCCCAAATCCCCCACAGCCTCCCAGCTGACACCATCTTTCTGGCCGTGGAGTTCTTCAACCTGACTCAGCTGCCTGCcgacttcctccagggggtccctAACCTCCAGGAACTCCACCTTTCCAGCAACAGACTGGAGGACCTCTCCCCCAAGTTCCTGCTGCCCGTGCCCCAACTAAAGGTGCTCGACCTGACCCGCAATTCCCTGACCCGGCTGCCCCCTGGCCTCTTCCGGATCTCAGCTGCCCTCTGCACCCTGGTGCTGAAGGGAAACCAGCTGAAGTTTCTGGAAGCTTCATGGCTGCACGGCCTGAAAGCCCTACGTCATCTAGACCTGTCTGAGAACAATCTCCACTCCCTGCCCCCTGGGCTCCTGGAGAATTTCCCCGACCTGCTCACCCTTGAC is a genomic window of Ovis canadensis isolate MfBH-ARS-UI-01 breed Bighorn chromosome 5, ARS-UI_OviCan_v2, whole genome shotgun sequence containing:
- the LRG1 gene encoding leucine-rich alpha-2-glycoprotein: MSSRNPERKQRLVGQDSHLSRIFLLLLFVVSAQGVTPNPEACLVSSSVNGSSISCQPPAQIPHSLPADTIFLAVEFFNLTQLPADFLQGVPNLQELHLSSNRLEDLSPKFLLPVPQLKVLDLTRNSLTRLPPGLFRISAALCTLVLKGNQLKFLEASWLHGLKALRHLDLSENNLHSLPPGLLENFPDLLTLDLSNNYLQTLPPDLLRGPLNLERLHLEGNRLRVLGEGLLAPQPKLRYLFLNDNRLASVAAGAFRGLQKLDMLDLSNNLLTTVPTGLWTSLGKAARNLKDGFDISSNPWICDQNLADLYRWLVANKDKMFFRNHTRCSGPEALKGQRLLAVAESH